AAACTATCAGGAATAGATTGAAAGAAAGTCCGCATCACAATCAAATTGAAAGCACTAACCGCTCCTGGCAAAAGCAGCGACCACCGCGTATCATACAAGCCAAGCTCACGGACATTCAGATACGCTGGAATCAAACCTCCACTGAAAAACATCGTGAACACGATGAAAGCCATAATGATATTTCTCCCCTCCAGATTCTTTCTGGACAGAGGATAAGCGCCGAGTGTAGTTAGCACCAGATTAATCAACGTACCGACAATGACATAAAAGAAGGTATTTCCGTAAGCCGTCCAGACCCGCTCATCCTCAAATACCAGCTTGTAAGCATCCAGATTAAAGCCGATTGGAAAGAAGCTTACCTTCCCCGCAGCAATAGCATGTGCATCACTGAATGAGGAGACCAGCACATACCACATCGGGTACAGGAACAGGAAAGAACACAAGATCAGAAACAGCACATTGCAGCTGTCGAATATAATTTCACCCATACTGCGTTTCACAACCATTGTCTACCCTCCTAAAAGTCATTACATCATTGATTCTGCATCGCACAAAACTCGCATCGGAAGCCCATTTCTACCATAGGCTGCTTTCAGTTGTTTTCCGACTGATGCGGTTCGCTAGAACGAGCAATGTGAAGTTAATTACGGAATTGAATAACCCTACCGCCGCAGAAAAACTGTAATTCGCCTCCATCACACCTCGTCTATAGACAAATGTTGAAATAACATCTGCAGTGACGTAAGTTCCTGGATTGTAAAGCAATATAATTTTGTCCCAGCCCACATTCAGCAGGGTACCCACATTCAGAATCAAGAGGATTAGCACCGTAGGTAGGATCCCGGGCAGCGTTATATTCATTAGCTGCTTCCATCGCCCTGCCCCATCTACAACTGCAGCCTCGTACAGGCTCGGATTGATGCCAGATAACGCTGCTAAGTAGATAATTGAATTCCAGCCTAGGCTCTGCCACATGCCAGAACCCACATAGATCGTTCGAAACCATTCCGGCAGAATCAGGAACTGAATGGGCTCCGAGATCAGGCCGATGCCAAGCAACAAGCTGTTAATAATACCTCCGGGTTTGGTGAAATCAATAATCATCCCGCAGATGACAATCAGAGAAATAAAATGTGGCAAATATGACACGGTCTGTAGAAAGGACTTCA
This window of the Paenibacillus sp. FSL R10-2734 genome carries:
- a CDS encoding carbohydrate ABC transporter permease, which encodes MVVKRSMGEIIFDSCNVLFLILCSFLFLYPMWYVLVSSFSDAHAIAAGKVSFFPIGFNLDAYKLVFEDERVWTAYGNTFFYVIVGTLINLVLTTLGAYPLSRKNLEGRNIIMAFIVFTMFFSGGLIPAYLNVRELGLYDTRWSLLLPGAVSAFNLIVMRTFFQSIPDSLIESAKIDGAHDFRILLRIVLPLSMPVLAVMTLFYAVGHWNSWFSAMIYLQDRNLFPLQLILREILIQSSAQNMLAGVTQDEVFRISESIKFATIIIATVPILMIYPFLQKYFVKGVMIGALKE
- a CDS encoding ABC transporter permease subunit, with the protein product MLLPTVLYFLIFEYKPMYGAIIAFKNFNPYLGITDSPWVGFKNFEKFFESYYFLRLLRNTFLMSFYSLIFIFPASLAFALLLNELRLKKLKSFLQTVSYLPHFISLIVICGMIIDFTKPGGIINSLLLGIGLISEPIQFLILPEWFRTIYVGSGMWQSLGWNSIIYLAALSGINPSLYEAAVVDGAGRWKQLMNITLPGILPTVLILLILNVGTLLNVGWDKIILLYNPGTYVTADVISTFVYRRGVMEANYSFSAAVGLFNSVINFTLLVLANRISRKTTESSLW